In the Desulfomonile tiedjei genome, one interval contains:
- a CDS encoding universal stress protein, producing MKILVGYDGSAQAKEALNVAKKQAQVFNATVCVVTSLVGEDTTTADDIKQAQEELDYTEQFFSESGIPVETHLLIRGLSPGEDLVQFARDHGVDQIVVGVKKTSPVGKILFGSNARHVILNAPCPVMTVK from the coding sequence ATGAAAATTCTCGTAGGGTATGATGGTTCCGCTCAGGCCAAAGAGGCCCTGAACGTGGCCAAGAAACAGGCACAGGTCTTCAATGCCACGGTGTGTGTGGTGACATCGCTCGTGGGAGAAGACACCACTACTGCCGACGACATTAAGCAAGCTCAGGAGGAACTGGATTATACCGAGCAGTTTTTCTCGGAAAGCGGCATTCCGGTTGAGACCCATCTTCTCATACGTGGGTTGAGCCCCGGCGAAGATCTGGTGCAGTTCGCACGAGACCACGGGGTTGATCAGATTGTCGTGGGAGTCAAGAAGACCTCGCCGGTAGGAAAGATCCTTTTCGGGTCCAACGCTCGCCACGTGATTCTGAATGCCCCTTGCCCGGTGATGACCGTGAAGTGA
- a CDS encoding branched-chain amino acid ABC transporter permease → MNLYWKYFFSAVGLAGLIAIGLFAGPFMLYVTMRVMILSIFALGYNLLLGRTGLLSFGHAAFYATGAYGLALSSIHLNPHPLLGIAIGVAAASVLALAIGFFCVRHTEIYFAMLTLAFGMMVFSLMWNVRSVTGGDDGLYGITRAAISFGLFKIPISKEYQYYFFVLFFFLLTIFLVHRIYRSPFGLVLAGIRENHVRTEFAGLAVRRYRLGAFVVSGAFAGLAGSLAVLLESNITPAAAHWARSAEPVLVSLIGGLHTFAGPLAGSIVFVVLREVVERFSQNWMFWFGLLLLAIIMGFRGGIVGSTAEIFKRFSRA, encoded by the coding sequence ATGAACCTATACTGGAAGTATTTCTTCTCAGCCGTGGGTTTAGCCGGCCTGATCGCAATCGGTTTGTTCGCAGGCCCGTTCATGCTGTACGTGACCATGCGAGTCATGATCCTATCGATTTTCGCGCTCGGGTACAATCTGCTCCTGGGCAGGACAGGTCTGCTTTCCTTCGGACACGCAGCTTTCTACGCGACCGGGGCTTACGGTCTGGCCCTATCGTCGATTCACCTTAACCCGCATCCTTTGCTGGGCATAGCAATCGGGGTTGCGGCCGCAAGTGTGTTGGCATTGGCCATTGGCTTTTTTTGCGTACGCCACACTGAGATCTACTTCGCGATGCTTACTCTGGCTTTCGGAATGATGGTCTTCTCGCTCATGTGGAACGTGCGCAGCGTCACCGGAGGAGACGACGGCCTTTACGGAATAACACGGGCCGCGATTTCGTTCGGCCTTTTCAAGATTCCGATAAGCAAGGAATACCAGTATTATTTCTTTGTGCTGTTCTTTTTCCTGCTAACCATCTTTTTGGTCCACCGGATCTACCGGTCCCCGTTCGGGCTTGTGTTGGCAGGCATCCGTGAAAATCATGTCCGTACCGAATTTGCCGGATTGGCGGTGAGGCGATATCGGCTTGGGGCGTTCGTCGTTTCAGGAGCGTTCGCAGGATTGGCAGGTTCGCTTGCCGTCCTTCTCGAGAGCAATATCACACCCGCGGCGGCACATTGGGCCCGTTCGGCCGAGCCGGTATTGGTAAGCCTTATCGGCGGTCTGCACACGTTCGCAGGTCCCTTGGCCGGGAGCATAGTTTTCGTGGTCCTGCGGGAAGTCGTCGAGAGATTTTCACAGAACTGGATGTTTTGGTTCGGGTTGCTCTTGCTCGCGATCATCATGGGGTTCCGCGGGGGAATCGTTGGATCGACAGCAGAGATTTTCAAACGTTTTTCGAGAGCGTGA
- a CDS encoding DinB family protein, giving the protein MQTSEEAGRLSQIIDQKVEEFKGLTQGLDEETASRAPAGRWSPKQIVSHLCGPEGRGFLPSIVAIVEQDTPRIDIDPENPFFTEKRSRMTLSELLAEFESEYRRIAEFTTGLSEEQLGRKAHIPLLKETPMSEYPTCAAWIAAIGEHHLGMHIDHMREILQGLGVSAGSHKK; this is encoded by the coding sequence ATGCAAACATCAGAAGAAGCCGGGCGGTTGTCACAAATCATTGATCAAAAGGTTGAGGAATTCAAGGGTCTCACACAAGGTCTTGATGAGGAGACTGCTTCACGCGCGCCTGCCGGACGATGGTCGCCGAAACAAATCGTTTCGCACCTGTGCGGTCCCGAGGGCCGAGGCTTCCTGCCGAGCATTGTGGCTATCGTGGAGCAGGATACTCCCCGAATTGATATCGACCCTGAAAATCCTTTCTTCACCGAGAAGCGTAGCCGCATGACGCTCAGCGAACTCCTCGCGGAATTCGAATCGGAATACCGTCGGATCGCCGAGTTCACGACAGGGTTGTCCGAGGAACAGCTCGGCCGGAAGGCTCATATTCCGCTCCTTAAGGAAACTCCGATGAGCGAATATCCCACCTGCGCGGCTTGGATCGCGGCCATAGGCGAACATCATCTCGGGATGCACATAGATCACATGAGGGAGATCTTGCAGGGCCTGGGCGTTTCCGCGGGATCGCACAAGAAATAA
- a CDS encoding B12-binding domain-containing radical SAM protein codes for MGTVYKHVLCLHPYFRDSHSGSLGLAVFPPTGLEYIASALEPHVERVTLVDLRLPGPMRRLDNLKKFVTEEIDFLCISINWEYQFPEVCQLVNSLPREIFTVVGGKQATDCLEEVFAACPGVDVVVRGEGEEAVAEIATGLAREDIQGISYRNGSDLVHNPNRPLQKVDAYRFPDRTLRQQKYHFNVGGFALRGEEFDIILTSRGCPHNCKFCTFSLSPWGQKRNYSARSIESVMEEIRQISAGIILIADEDFFVNPGRAKRICERILSEGIKKRFLVQARIEIFQHPEVLDVAARAGVKLFLLGIESPTDRILEQLNKGFNTEVVRKAFETFRKYHFYYHGYFIYGNVTETEEEMLQIPVFAKELGLDSITYQKLRIEKYSPLKELVEATPGYFIGDDHILYREGIGRPGLKRIAAQITRKFYTPAQLLKIGRKVFSTGLFVPRNIAPLLLGLPIVLAGTIGRKVNKIVSRFMLRLRRG; via the coding sequence TTGGGCACAGTGTATAAGCATGTCCTCTGCCTCCATCCCTATTTTCGCGACAGCCATTCGGGTTCGTTAGGACTCGCTGTTTTCCCTCCCACCGGTCTGGAATACATCGCCTCCGCGCTTGAGCCGCACGTCGAACGGGTCACTCTGGTGGACCTGCGTCTACCGGGGCCCATGCGACGGCTCGACAACCTGAAGAAGTTCGTCACCGAGGAAATCGACTTCCTGTGCATCAGCATTAACTGGGAATATCAATTCCCGGAAGTGTGCCAACTGGTAAACTCACTTCCCAGGGAGATCTTTACCGTGGTCGGCGGGAAACAGGCCACTGATTGCCTGGAGGAAGTGTTCGCGGCTTGCCCCGGAGTCGATGTGGTGGTCAGAGGCGAAGGGGAAGAGGCGGTTGCCGAAATAGCCACCGGCCTGGCACGCGAGGACATCCAGGGGATTTCCTACCGAAACGGGTCGGATCTCGTCCACAATCCCAACCGACCGCTCCAAAAGGTGGACGCCTACCGTTTCCCCGATCGAACACTTCGGCAGCAAAAATATCATTTCAATGTGGGTGGCTTTGCCCTACGTGGTGAGGAATTTGACATCATCCTTACTTCGCGGGGGTGTCCCCACAACTGCAAATTCTGCACGTTCAGCCTTAGTCCTTGGGGCCAAAAGAGAAATTATTCCGCTCGCTCCATAGAATCGGTAATGGAGGAGATCCGGCAGATATCCGCGGGGATCATCCTTATTGCGGATGAAGACTTCTTCGTGAATCCGGGCCGGGCCAAACGAATTTGTGAACGGATTTTGTCGGAAGGGATTAAGAAAAGGTTTCTCGTCCAGGCCAGGATTGAGATATTCCAGCATCCCGAGGTGTTGGATGTAGCCGCCAGAGCCGGCGTCAAACTGTTCCTTTTGGGCATCGAGTCCCCGACGGATCGGATTCTGGAACAGCTTAACAAGGGTTTCAACACGGAAGTCGTCAGAAAAGCGTTTGAGACTTTCCGCAAATATCACTTCTATTACCACGGCTATTTCATTTACGGAAACGTGACGGAAACCGAAGAGGAGATGCTACAGATCCCGGTCTTCGCTAAGGAGTTGGGTCTCGATTCCATAACCTACCAGAAGTTGCGGATAGAGAAATACTCTCCTCTGAAAGAACTCGTTGAGGCCACTCCGGGTTATTTCATCGGTGATGACCACATTCTTTACCGTGAAGGCATTGGTCGTCCCGGGCTCAAGCGCATCGCCGCACAGATCACTAGGAAATTCTATACTCCCGCCCAGTTGCTGAAAATTGGTCGAAAGGTTTTCAGTACAGGCCTGTTCGTTCCTCGCAACATTGCGCCGTTGCTCTTAGGGTTGCCGATCGTGCTGGCGGGAACCATCGGGCGGAAAGTGAACAAGATAGTGAGCCGGTTCATGTTGCGCCTGCGGCGTGGCTAG
- a CDS encoding branched-chain amino acid ABC transporter permease, protein MLQSLVHVCLAGISAGMFIWLVASGLTLVFGVLRVLNFAHGSFYMLGAYVCLTVLKAMGGNFWIGLVLGPLVVCVVGYFMERFLLRYVYHLELPYQLLLTFAMVLIFDDAVKMIWGAGSASSPAVPGLSGSLSIVGRQFPVYNLFIIAVGPLVAVGLYALLEKTWWGRIIRAAASDREMASAIGVKVPTMFTAVFVFGAWLSAMGGALAVPYVGLLTTGMGEAIIIEAFVVVVIGGLGSLKGAFFVSLIIGLLSSFGTRFIPMLDMFLVFILMAVVLLWRPQGLFAEG, encoded by the coding sequence ATGTTGCAGTCTCTCGTCCACGTTTGTCTTGCCGGGATTTCGGCCGGCATGTTTATCTGGTTGGTGGCCAGCGGCCTTACCCTGGTGTTTGGGGTCCTGCGCGTGCTGAATTTCGCCCACGGCAGCTTTTATATGCTGGGGGCCTACGTCTGCCTCACGGTCCTCAAAGCCATGGGCGGAAATTTCTGGATTGGGCTGGTGCTAGGACCTCTGGTCGTATGCGTCGTCGGATACTTCATGGAGAGGTTCCTCCTCCGCTACGTCTATCACCTGGAACTCCCGTACCAACTGCTTCTGACGTTTGCGATGGTCCTGATCTTCGATGATGCGGTCAAAATGATCTGGGGAGCCGGCTCCGCCAGTTCCCCTGCGGTTCCGGGTCTTTCAGGGTCGCTTTCCATAGTGGGGCGCCAGTTCCCGGTGTACAACCTCTTTATCATTGCGGTGGGTCCTCTGGTCGCTGTGGGCTTGTACGCTCTGCTGGAAAAGACGTGGTGGGGGAGGATAATCCGCGCGGCTGCGTCCGACCGTGAAATGGCGTCGGCTATCGGCGTCAAGGTGCCCACGATGTTCACAGCGGTGTTCGTGTTCGGCGCGTGGCTCTCCGCAATGGGTGGAGCGCTGGCAGTGCCGTACGTTGGGCTCCTGACAACGGGGATGGGCGAAGCCATCATCATCGAAGCCTTCGTAGTTGTCGTTATCGGAGGGCTGGGGAGTCTCAAAGGGGCCTTTTTCGTTTCTTTGATTATCGGCCTGCTCAGCTCCTTTGGTACGAGGTTTATACCCATGCTTGACATGTTCCTGGTTTTCATACTTATGGCCGTTGTACTCCTTTGGCGCCCTCAGGGCCTTTTTGCCGAGGGCTGA
- a CDS encoding ABC transporter ATP-binding protein has translation MLRVEKINTYYGTSHVLQNISFEVKRGEAVALLGRNGMGKTTTLRSIMGLTPPKNGSIHFEGEEICKLPPYDIAQRGVAYMPDDLRVFPDLTCEENLDIARRVCKRSGYWTRERVEALFPTLADRRKQKGSSFSGGEKKMLSLGRSLMMNPTLVLLDEPSEGLAPLIVRKLMETIREIRDHGVTILLADQNLKFCIEVCDRGYIIEKGTIVHEGSMKEIWSDEQVVSRYLAL, from the coding sequence ATGCTGCGGGTGGAAAAGATAAACACCTACTACGGCACCTCCCATGTGCTACAAAACATCTCGTTCGAGGTGAAACGCGGTGAGGCAGTGGCTCTTTTGGGACGCAACGGCATGGGCAAGACGACCACTCTTCGATCCATAATGGGACTGACCCCACCCAAAAACGGATCCATCCATTTCGAAGGGGAAGAAATCTGCAAGCTGCCGCCTTATGACATCGCGCAGCGAGGTGTGGCCTATATGCCCGATGATTTGCGCGTCTTCCCGGACCTGACCTGCGAAGAAAACCTTGATATCGCTCGCCGGGTGTGCAAACGCTCCGGTTACTGGACCAGGGAAAGGGTCGAGGCCTTGTTCCCCACATTGGCCGACCGCCGCAAGCAGAAAGGTTCCAGTTTCTCCGGCGGGGAGAAAAAGATGCTCAGCCTGGGCCGTTCTCTCATGATGAACCCGACTCTGGTACTTCTCGACGAACCTTCCGAAGGACTCGCGCCGCTGATTGTTCGCAAGCTTATGGAAACCATCCGTGAGATCCGCGACCACGGAGTTACGATACTTCTGGCGGATCAGAATCTTAAATTCTGCATTGAAGTCTGCGATCGCGGGTATATTATTGAGAAGGGAACAATAGTGCATGAGGGAAGCATGAAGGAGATTTGGTCTGACGAACAAGTAGTCAGCCGCTACCTTGCCCTGTAA
- a CDS encoding efflux RND transporter periplasmic adaptor subunit — MFTHPRFRTDLEIFEQKDGAGHKIVVLKDPVARKYFRLSHYEYRFLGKLDGTLSAKKAATELEEAGYYYCDGDINQILARAAQTGLLLGTAFGTARHQLATKRGIEQLRHRQRWASVYFLFIPLINPDPFLERTVKYFNVLFNKWTAIVPLVALPGAVYLIVSGMPRIQQEFLFFFNLENLVYLWVTVAITKLAHEFSHAYTAKRFGLHVPEMGVAFLIFFPCLYCNTTEAWELADRRQRMAISAAGVVAEAVLAVFAAYVWYFSRPGVINSVAFYLMGVSLLSTLLINGNPLLKFDGYFLLADYLRLPNLYQKAFAYIRHLFMNRVLGISNVPDPARTARERMIFGFYGFGSFTYRIFLYLGIIAGVYYRFDKTLGIILAVLAFALFLVRPAWTGTARLFNLRDNIHIRFRGALVLACCLLLLAAAFFVPIATNSIYPCYLDAGQKQKIAVPQHTWVDEVRVREGMPVARGTVMFQLDTSVLRLNLVKQEVDRDIIKKELDLLLLDDRRRAEIPSKEIELHQVEDEIRRTNRHLAEAEGGVVAPFDGVVTKLNPKMKKGFQPGEGVIVGELESLSDLAVHALIPERSLSQVHVGQRVRVWFPVAGGKEFEAKVSGIRQFSEKDLSESPFSSRFGGELATEVRSHDQKDSPLESQYNLSVLFDHPEANIPLGMTGRLVVGSPAQSIAGRIVDHVAQTLNREALF; from the coding sequence ATGTTCACGCATCCCCGGTTTCGCACAGATTTGGAGATCTTCGAACAGAAAGACGGTGCAGGTCATAAGATCGTCGTCCTAAAAGACCCGGTGGCCCGAAAGTATTTTCGTCTTTCGCATTACGAGTATCGGTTCCTCGGAAAGCTGGACGGGACCCTGAGCGCTAAGAAGGCTGCAACGGAACTGGAGGAAGCCGGCTATTACTATTGCGATGGGGACATAAATCAAATCTTGGCAAGAGCAGCCCAAACAGGCCTGCTACTTGGAACCGCGTTCGGCACCGCTCGCCATCAACTAGCGACAAAGCGCGGAATCGAACAGTTGAGACATCGCCAGCGCTGGGCAAGCGTGTATTTTCTCTTCATCCCATTGATCAATCCCGATCCCTTTCTTGAAAGAACCGTCAAGTATTTCAACGTCTTGTTCAACAAATGGACCGCGATCGTGCCTCTTGTGGCGTTGCCTGGCGCGGTGTACCTGATCGTCTCCGGCATGCCAAGGATACAACAAGAGTTTCTCTTCTTTTTCAACTTGGAAAACCTTGTTTACCTCTGGGTCACGGTTGCGATAACCAAACTAGCGCACGAGTTCTCTCACGCTTACACGGCTAAGAGGTTCGGGCTGCATGTTCCTGAGATGGGCGTGGCCTTTCTCATATTTTTCCCGTGCCTGTACTGCAATACCACGGAGGCCTGGGAGCTTGCCGACCGAAGACAGCGAATGGCAATCAGCGCGGCGGGCGTTGTAGCGGAAGCGGTGTTGGCAGTCTTTGCCGCGTATGTATGGTACTTTTCAAGGCCGGGGGTAATCAATTCCGTTGCCTTTTACCTTATGGGTGTTTCGCTATTGTCCACGCTCCTTATCAACGGCAATCCTTTACTGAAGTTCGACGGGTATTTTTTGCTCGCGGACTATCTTCGCCTGCCCAATCTGTATCAAAAGGCCTTCGCATATATCAGGCACTTGTTCATGAACCGCGTGCTCGGTATCTCCAACGTCCCGGACCCCGCGCGAACCGCACGCGAGAGAATGATTTTCGGGTTTTACGGATTCGGTTCGTTCACGTATCGCATCTTCCTGTATCTGGGGATCATAGCGGGGGTTTACTATCGGTTCGACAAGACCCTGGGGATTATTCTGGCGGTCCTGGCCTTTGCCCTATTCCTTGTGCGTCCCGCGTGGACCGGAACGGCTCGGCTTTTCAACCTCCGAGACAATATTCACATACGTTTCAGAGGTGCGCTGGTCCTTGCTTGTTGCCTACTTCTCCTGGCCGCGGCTTTTTTTGTTCCGATTGCCACCAACTCCATTTATCCCTGTTATCTGGATGCAGGGCAAAAGCAAAAGATCGCGGTGCCGCAGCACACCTGGGTTGATGAAGTCAGGGTCCGTGAGGGGATGCCGGTTGCACGCGGAACGGTTATGTTCCAACTGGATACGTCGGTGCTTCGACTGAATCTGGTGAAACAAGAAGTTGACCGTGACATAATCAAGAAAGAGTTGGACCTGCTACTGCTCGATGATCGCCGGAGAGCGGAAATTCCTTCCAAAGAGATAGAATTGCACCAGGTGGAGGATGAAATCCGTAGGACCAACAGGCATTTGGCAGAAGCCGAAGGCGGGGTCGTTGCGCCGTTTGATGGGGTGGTCACCAAACTCAACCCCAAGATGAAGAAGGGGTTTCAGCCCGGCGAGGGCGTGATTGTCGGGGAACTGGAATCGCTTTCCGATTTGGCTGTGCATGCGTTGATTCCGGAGCGATCCCTCAGTCAAGTCCATGTAGGACAGCGAGTTCGTGTATGGTTCCCGGTGGCGGGTGGTAAGGAGTTTGAGGCCAAAGTCAGCGGCATAAGACAGTTCTCCGAGAAGGACCTGAGCGAGTCGCCTTTTTCGAGCCGTTTTGGAGGAGAACTCGCTACGGAGGTAAGGAGTCATGACCAAAAGGACTCGCCGTTAGAGTCCCAGTATAATCTCTCGGTCCTCTTCGACCATCCGGAAGCCAATATCCCTTTGGGAATGACCGGCAGGCTCGTCGTGGGATCACCCGCGCAAAGCATTGCAGGCCGGATCGTCGATCATGTCGCACAAACCCTGAATAGAGAAGCCTTGTTTTAG
- a CDS encoding HlyD family efflux transporter periplasmic adaptor subunit, giving the protein MDHVPVIEKPEKISLVSSQGTERDLSLALELTSRAACCDSLDELYFLLTNDLRTLAAFDRCLLITHLEGQSRFVAATHQPVVDKKSKLVAKLQGLAPYLAKSADPLILSRGNDFQVLTPEAPPQDTHAALREYGDLAGWNHLCCIPLNYNGAPVAHLLMEFSGDNLPDKTAVTTVAKIAPIFGNALACTWLAERKPAIARVIGSRAASAVSGRRWATRRVPLAAVVAVILAVFLFLVPFTFSVGGEALISPKERQYAFCKISGLIDAVYVRQGSVVETDQKLAALDPRELDFRIRREERQFELLTQEMALSRSRAVDDPSLLARTKLTELKRQSVSAELEFLRWQRQFLAITAPRPGVIVTKDVETLVGKKLEAGEAFCEIAEPGRLCTDIFVPEDRIMRVKPGQQAHVYLNNAPRKGYRIEVEEIAPRSEVEPRLGNVYKVVATFVDDPGPIKVGMKGTGSIDTGATTLWTILSLRLSTRLNQLLLYFR; this is encoded by the coding sequence TTGGACCACGTTCCCGTGATCGAAAAACCTGAAAAAATCTCATTAGTAAGCTCACAGGGTACGGAAAGGGACCTCTCCCTGGCCCTAGAGCTGACTTCGCGTGCAGCTTGTTGCGATTCACTGGACGAACTCTACTTTCTGCTGACCAACGACTTGCGAACCCTGGCCGCTTTCGACAGATGTCTGCTGATCACCCATCTGGAGGGGCAATCCCGCTTCGTAGCCGCGACCCACCAGCCTGTGGTGGACAAGAAATCCAAGCTGGTCGCCAAACTCCAGGGACTCGCGCCGTATCTGGCGAAGTCGGCCGACCCTTTGATCTTGAGCCGCGGGAACGACTTCCAGGTCCTGACTCCGGAAGCGCCGCCGCAGGATACCCATGCTGCATTGCGGGAATACGGTGACCTTGCCGGGTGGAATCACCTTTGCTGCATTCCCTTGAATTACAACGGCGCGCCTGTCGCTCACCTGCTCATGGAATTTTCCGGCGACAATCTTCCGGACAAAACAGCCGTCACGACTGTGGCGAAGATCGCCCCAATCTTCGGCAATGCCCTGGCTTGTACATGGCTTGCAGAACGAAAACCTGCGATCGCCCGAGTCATCGGATCCCGGGCTGCCTCAGCGGTTTCAGGGCGCAGGTGGGCTACTCGCCGCGTGCCACTTGCCGCTGTCGTTGCCGTCATCCTGGCGGTCTTCTTATTCCTGGTTCCGTTCACCTTCTCGGTCGGCGGAGAGGCCCTGATTTCTCCAAAGGAGCGGCAGTACGCTTTCTGCAAAATTAGCGGGTTGATCGACGCGGTCTATGTGCGGCAGGGATCGGTGGTGGAGACGGATCAGAAACTGGCGGCGCTCGATCCGCGGGAACTGGATTTCCGAATCCGGCGCGAGGAGAGACAGTTCGAACTGTTGACACAGGAAATGGCCCTTTCCAGGAGCAGGGCGGTGGATGATCCGTCCTTGCTGGCCAGAACCAAACTCACGGAGTTAAAACGGCAAAGCGTTTCAGCCGAACTCGAGTTTCTAAGATGGCAACGGCAATTTCTGGCGATCACTGCGCCTCGGCCCGGAGTCATCGTCACGAAGGACGTGGAGACCCTGGTCGGAAAGAAGCTTGAAGCAGGAGAGGCCTTTTGTGAAATCGCGGAACCGGGACGCCTGTGCACGGACATCTTTGTTCCGGAAGACAGGATCATGCGCGTCAAACCCGGCCAGCAAGCCCACGTATACCTGAACAACGCGCCTCGCAAAGGTTACAGGATCGAGGTTGAAGAGATCGCTCCCCGTTCCGAAGTGGAACCGCGGCTGGGAAACGTTTACAAGGTCGTCGCCACGTTCGTGGACGATCCCGGCCCGATCAAGGTCGGCATGAAAGGGACCGGCAGTATTGATACCGGAGCTACCACCCTTTGGACAATTCTGAGCCTGAGACTGTCCACACGTCTGAATCAGCTACTGCTGTATTTCCGATAG
- a CDS encoding ABC transporter ATP-binding protein encodes MDEILLEVRRLNKAFGMVVTAKDMDFSLQRGVITSIIGPNGAGKSTLINVLTGFLAPDSGEIWFQGQDITHEPIHRRVRQGLCRSFQVVNVFTNLTLFENIAIPSLAVRRRARSMLTRVTRDMEVRGDVEAILDRVGLGSQAHMTAAALSHGDQRLLEVAIALAAKPRLLFLDEPTAGMNPVERTRILQNIKQLAQTGDVTFVIVEHDMDVVFSLSDRVIALHRGVIIGDGSPDEIKMNPQVREVYLGEEVAA; translated from the coding sequence ATGGATGAGATCCTTCTGGAAGTTCGCAGACTGAACAAAGCGTTTGGCATGGTGGTTACGGCAAAAGACATGGATTTTTCTCTGCAGCGGGGGGTAATCACTTCGATCATCGGGCCCAACGGCGCGGGTAAATCCACCCTGATCAATGTGCTGACCGGCTTCCTGGCCCCGGATTCCGGAGAGATTTGGTTCCAGGGCCAGGACATCACGCACGAGCCTATCCACCGTCGGGTAAGGCAAGGTCTGTGCCGTTCCTTCCAGGTGGTGAACGTGTTTACCAACCTGACGCTGTTTGAGAATATAGCTATACCGTCTCTGGCGGTCCGACGGCGAGCGCGCAGTATGCTCACCAGGGTGACGCGCGACATGGAGGTTCGGGGAGATGTGGAAGCAATCCTGGACCGGGTCGGGCTCGGCAGTCAGGCTCACATGACGGCTGCCGCGCTCTCACACGGAGACCAGCGTCTTCTCGAAGTAGCGATCGCGTTGGCGGCCAAGCCTCGATTGCTATTCCTCGACGAGCCCACCGCGGGCATGAATCCCGTGGAAAGAACAAGAATCTTGCAGAACATCAAGCAGCTTGCCCAAACAGGGGATGTCACTTTTGTAATTGTCGAACACGACATGGATGTGGTTTTCTCACTGTCTGACCGGGTAATCGCCCTGCACCGAGGAGTAATAATTGGGGACGGCTCACCGGATGAAATCAAAATGAATCCTCAAGTACGAGAAGTCTACCTTGGCGAAGAGGTGGCTGCATGA
- a CDS encoding RNA-binding protein → MSINIYVGNLSFDATEGELKGMFEEYGAVDSAKIIVDQFTNRSRGFGFIEMQNREEGLKAIQELDSKDLKGRALKVNEARPKGSSGGGGGRRDGGGGGGGRSRW, encoded by the coding sequence ATGAGCATTAACATCTATGTTGGGAACCTGTCCTTCGACGCCACTGAAGGCGAACTCAAGGGCATGTTTGAAGAGTACGGCGCAGTCGATTCCGCCAAAATCATCGTTGACCAGTTCACGAACAGGTCACGAGGATTCGGATTCATCGAAATGCAGAACAGGGAAGAAGGTCTTAAGGCGATCCAGGAACTGGATTCCAAGGACCTCAAGGGCCGCGCTCTGAAGGTGAACGAAGCTCGCCCCAAGGGTAGCTCCGGTGGTGGCGGCGGCCGCCGCGACGGCGGCGGCGGTGGTGGCGGGAGATCTCGCTGGTAA